Proteins encoded within one genomic window of Hevea brasiliensis isolate MT/VB/25A 57/8 chromosome 8, ASM3005281v1, whole genome shotgun sequence:
- the LOC131182137 gene encoding uncharacterized protein LOC131182137 encodes MVKQMHQKAKQQMEKVNERRAAQANKGRKKMVFQPGDLVWVHLRKERFPTQRKSKLQPRNDGPFEVLERINDNAYKINLPGEYGVSATFNVTDLAPFYADDDNSRTNSFEEGEDDEEPVAPIAHQGPITRAMAKKLQGLVHKHITKSNLLQVFGWDMEERSQPCYTFLCIFEELRDQVASVQVGIHVAATSASPS; translated from the coding sequence ATGGTGAAACAAATGCATCAAAAAGCAAAGCAACAAATGGAGAAAGTGAATGAGAGGAGGGCAGCCCAAGCTAACAAGGGAAGAAAGAAGATGGTGTTCCAACCTGGTGATCTTGTATGGGTTCATTTGAGAAAGGAGAGGTTTCCTACACAAAGGAAATCAAAACTTCAGCCTAGGAATGATGGACCTTTTGAAGTGCTAGAGAGAATTAATGACAATGCATACAAGATAAACCTTCCAGGTGAGTATGGTGTAAGTGCTACATTTAATGTGACTGATCTTGCTCCTTTCTATGCAGATGATgacaattcgaggacgaattctttcGAAGAGGGAGAGGATGATGAGGAACCGGTTGCACCAATTGCACATCAAgggccaataactagagcaatggctaagaagcttcaaggcttggtgcataagcacatcaccaagtccaaccTCTTGCAAGTATTCGGTTGGGACATGGAAGAGAGAAGCCAACCTTGCTATACATTTCTTTGCATATTTGAGGAGCTAAGAGACCAAGTGGCATCCGTCCAAGTTGGCATACATGTGGCAGCCACGTCAGCAAGtccatcctag